Proteins encoded in a region of the uncultured Sunxiuqinia sp. genome:
- a CDS encoding TonB-dependent receptor produces the protein MIYKYNRRIFLFIVITLCLNATLKAQIDPQDSIAVSEKPVINIAYDSQPEWMVTGAVSSVKGEELQNTFSTSFPFKLAGRIPGLTAQQLATEPGFESSALYSRGVNTFGVGKNDMLILVDGFESNFSELTSEEVESVTLLKDAAATAMYGSRAANGVLLVTTKRGKVGKLKVEFSTQQGVQMASRLPQYLDSYDHARLYNEALVNDGKPELYTNEDLQLYQKGTDPYFHPNVNWYDEVLTSSSPISNYNLNFTGGSKAVQYFVLLNQVKSNNLYLRTGDESEFSENGKYQRINFRMNVDIQLTKRFSTEISVGGTVVDQANPGGHDSRDVFNSMAVIPPNEFAVRNPNGTLGRNALYSNPMGDILNQGFYTSNGRTLNSTIGFTEELDFITKGLSFTPKISFNSYFLSQSNKTRSYQSFEISKDDQGEIVYTKFGIDESLEASEGASDQNRSYVIQSFLNYDRNFGANDISAVLMYNSDNFTISGNSQPIKHENVSGRVTFANNKKYIGEISFSYMGSGNFPKGSRFGFFPAVSAGWIASNEDFMKDNKSVNYLKFRTSYGMVGNDLIGGPAFMFDQTYPGTNPYYFGTSNTSAGTRIQGRLANPNVTWEKEKNFNIGLEAKLFDKVDISLDVFNRDRYDILVQPNTVDPDFMGYTKPYLNEGKTNNKGFETMLRYSNDKKNEFRFFIETNAWYFKNKVVFNSEALQLYDYLYRTGQPINQPFGYEAIGFFKDQNDIDASPKQNWVEVQPGDVKYKDLNDDGKINELDIHAVGKTGLPNFSAGLRIGAEYKGFDFDVFFQGVSSRSVTFSGLNFEAFQNNGKAGTIALNRWTQETAETATYPRLSSENNDNNFRYSSLWIRDGSFIKLRSIELGYTLPAKISTLAKLDKTRIFINGNNLFSSDHMDGYRDPEVGSYYPAMKSFSAGIRVQFK, from the coding sequence ATGATATATAAATATAACCGACGCATATTTTTATTCATTGTAATAACTTTATGCTTAAATGCCACATTAAAAGCCCAGATAGATCCGCAAGATAGCATTGCTGTTTCCGAGAAGCCCGTAATAAATATCGCTTATGACAGCCAACCGGAATGGATGGTTACCGGTGCTGTTTCATCTGTTAAAGGTGAAGAACTACAAAATACATTTAGTACAAGCTTCCCCTTTAAGCTAGCTGGAAGAATTCCAGGGTTAACCGCGCAACAATTAGCAACTGAACCCGGATTTGAAAGTTCTGCTTTGTATTCCAGAGGTGTAAACACTTTTGGGGTTGGCAAAAACGACATGCTGATCTTAGTAGATGGATTTGAATCCAATTTCTCCGAATTAACATCAGAAGAAGTAGAATCAGTTACCTTGTTAAAAGACGCTGCAGCAACCGCAATGTATGGCAGCAGGGCTGCAAATGGCGTTCTACTGGTAACCACCAAAAGAGGTAAAGTGGGTAAACTCAAAGTTGAATTCAGCACCCAACAAGGTGTACAAATGGCAAGTAGACTCCCTCAGTATCTTGATTCGTATGATCACGCAAGATTATATAATGAAGCTTTGGTAAACGATGGGAAACCTGAATTATACACCAACGAGGATCTTCAATTGTACCAAAAAGGAACGGATCCATACTTTCATCCAAATGTAAATTGGTATGATGAGGTATTAACCAGTTCGTCCCCAATTTCAAACTATAATCTGAATTTCACTGGTGGAAGTAAAGCTGTTCAGTATTTTGTTTTGCTGAACCAAGTCAAAAGCAACAATCTATACTTAAGAACAGGGGACGAATCAGAATTCAGCGAAAACGGCAAATATCAGCGCATCAATTTCCGAATGAATGTTGATATTCAGCTAACAAAACGATTTTCAACTGAAATTTCTGTAGGTGGAACAGTTGTGGATCAGGCCAACCCCGGTGGACACGATTCGAGAGATGTTTTTAATTCAATGGCAGTGATACCTCCAAATGAATTTGCTGTTCGCAATCCTAACGGTACTTTGGGACGCAACGCCCTGTACTCAAATCCGATGGGAGATATTTTAAACCAAGGATTTTATACGTCTAACGGACGAACATTAAATTCAACAATCGGATTTACCGAGGAACTGGATTTCATTACAAAGGGTTTGAGTTTCACTCCAAAAATTTCATTTAACAGTTACTTCTTAAGTCAATCTAACAAAACGAGATCTTATCAAAGTTTTGAAATTTCAAAAGATGATCAGGGAGAGATCGTGTATACTAAATTCGGGATTGATGAATCATTGGAAGCCAGCGAAGGTGCTTCAGATCAAAATCGGAGCTATGTTATCCAGAGCTTCCTGAACTACGACCGAAATTTCGGGGCGAATGATATTAGTGCAGTTTTGATGTATAACTCCGATAACTTTACTATTAGTGGAAACTCACAACCCATCAAACATGAAAATGTTAGCGGTCGTGTCACTTTTGCAAATAATAAGAAATACATTGGAGAAATCAGCTTTTCATACATGGGATCAGGTAACTTTCCAAAAGGAAGCAGATTTGGGTTCTTTCCAGCTGTATCAGCCGGATGGATTGCCTCGAATGAAGATTTCATGAAAGACAACAAGTCGGTGAATTATTTGAAATTCAGAACCTCTTATGGAATGGTTGGAAACGATCTGATTGGTGGACCTGCATTTATGTTTGACCAAACATACCCTGGTACTAATCCATACTATTTTGGAACCAGCAACACCAGTGCCGGAACGAGAATTCAAGGCCGTCTGGCAAATCCAAATGTTACCTGGGAAAAAGAGAAAAATTTCAACATTGGCTTAGAGGCTAAATTATTCGATAAAGTGGATATCTCCCTAGATGTCTTTAACCGTGACCGATATGATATTTTGGTTCAACCGAACACTGTTGATCCTGACTTTATGGGCTACACAAAACCCTATCTGAATGAAGGTAAAACAAACAACAAAGGTTTTGAAACAATGCTCAGGTACAGCAATGACAAGAAGAATGAATTCAGGTTTTTTATTGAAACTAATGCCTGGTATTTCAAAAATAAAGTGGTTTTTAACTCGGAAGCACTTCAACTATACGACTATCTGTATAGAACAGGACAACCAATCAATCAACCTTTTGGCTATGAAGCCATCGGATTCTTTAAAGATCAAAATGACATTGATGCAAGTCCAAAACAAAACTGGGTTGAAGTACAACCGGGAGATGTCAAGTACAAAGACCTGAACGACGATGGTAAAATTAATGAGTTGGATATTCACGCAGTGGGAAAAACCGGGTTACCAAACTTTTCAGCAGGATTACGAATTGGTGCGGAATACAAGGGTTTTGATTTTGATGTATTCTTTCAGGGCGTTTCCAGCCGTTCCGTCACTTTTAGCGGGCTGAATTTTGAAGCGTTCCAAAATAATGGCAAAGCCGGAACAATTGCATTGAACCGCTGGACACAGGAAACAGCTGAGACTGCAACCTACCCCAGGCTGTCATCTGAAAATAATGACAATAACTTCAGATATTCGAGCCTTTGGATACGTGACGGAAGCTTTATTAAGCTCAGAAGTATTGAACTGGGTTACACGCTACCTGCAAAAATTTCAACCCTTGCCAAACTAGATAAAACCAGAATTTTCATCAATGGAAATAACTTGTTCTCTTCGGATCATATGGATGGTTATCGCGATCCTGAAGTTGGATCTTATTATCCTGCTATGAAATCGTTTAGTGCGGGAATAAGAGTCCAGTTCAAGTAA
- a CDS encoding RagB/SusD family nutrient uptake outer membrane protein: MKNIIYILGIFLIFLLNSCEDLDREIITNISEEEVNTQYSYSGARAAALYTDLPDGFFEIDGALIASAGDEAEHTLETSSIQDFNIGSWNEISNPGDVWAKYFKAIRNVNLFLENSDEIDLEIYRLDPAPDQQEIYRTRSLEIERWKYEGRFLRAYYYFQLIKRYGGVPIVTQSMVMGDEYGNIQRSSLQECINFISSECDASAAQLPAKYEDTDLGRITKGAALALKAKVLLFAASELWNNPSWASGFSSPELISVSGDRNTKWKDAADAAKAVIDLEGTGYALADNYRNLFITGQSFQSPEHILVRRYGASNSFEKACWSIGFDLGKSGNAPSQNIVDAYEVKVDETTAVPFDWNNPDHAANPYANRDPRLSANVIVNNSSYKGRTMEIWEDGRDGKGKNLATKTGYYLKKFLDENINLLTGTSSIHSWSLIRLADVYLWYTEALNEYDPGNADIKFYLDQIRQRQGVNMPPVADGLTQDEMRDVIRHERMVELAFEGHRVWDLRRWMTATSALNAPLKGTQITKSESGDFTYSVITVENRVFEPKMYFYPISRQELLKMPNWSQNPLW, encoded by the coding sequence ATGAAAAATATAATTTATATACTTGGAATATTCTTGATCTTCTTACTAAACAGTTGTGAAGACCTTGACAGGGAGATTATAACAAACATTAGCGAGGAAGAAGTAAATACTCAGTATTCTTATAGCGGAGCTCGTGCTGCTGCACTTTATACTGATCTGCCTGATGGATTTTTCGAAATTGATGGTGCATTAATTGCCTCTGCAGGCGATGAAGCTGAACACACACTTGAAACATCATCCATTCAAGATTTTAATATAGGAAGTTGGAATGAAATTTCAAATCCAGGGGATGTTTGGGCTAAATATTTTAAGGCAATTCGTAATGTAAATTTGTTTCTGGAAAACTCAGATGAGATTGATTTAGAGATTTACCGGCTTGATCCAGCTCCTGACCAACAGGAAATTTACAGAACCCGCTCACTTGAAATTGAACGTTGGAAGTATGAAGGTCGATTTTTAAGAGCCTACTATTATTTTCAATTGATCAAAAGATACGGTGGCGTTCCTATAGTTACACAATCCATGGTAATGGGTGATGAATATGGCAACATTCAACGCAGTTCATTGCAAGAGTGTATTAATTTCATTAGTTCTGAATGTGATGCATCAGCTGCTCAATTACCAGCCAAATATGAAGATACAGACTTAGGCAGAATTACAAAAGGTGCTGCACTTGCCTTAAAAGCAAAAGTACTACTTTTTGCTGCATCAGAACTTTGGAACAATCCTTCCTGGGCTTCCGGTTTTTCAAGTCCTGAATTAATTTCAGTGTCAGGAGATAGAAATACAAAATGGAAGGATGCTGCGGATGCTGCTAAGGCCGTTATCGATCTTGAGGGTACCGGGTATGCTTTGGCTGACAATTACAGAAACCTGTTTATCACAGGACAATCTTTCCAAAGTCCCGAACATATTTTAGTAAGAAGATACGGTGCCAGCAATAGTTTTGAAAAAGCCTGTTGGTCTATTGGTTTTGACCTAGGAAAAAGTGGAAATGCCCCTTCTCAAAACATCGTTGATGCGTATGAGGTAAAAGTTGACGAGACAACTGCTGTTCCTTTCGACTGGAACAATCCGGATCATGCTGCAAATCCATATGCAAATAGAGATCCACGATTGTCTGCGAATGTTATCGTAAATAATTCAAGCTACAAGGGACGCACCATGGAAATTTGGGAAGACGGTCGCGACGGAAAAGGGAAAAATCTGGCCACGAAAACCGGTTACTACCTGAAGAAATTCCTGGATGAGAACATCAACCTGCTAACCGGAACTTCCAGCATTCATAGCTGGAGTTTAATTCGCCTGGCCGACGTTTACCTGTGGTATACTGAAGCATTGAATGAATATGATCCGGGCAACGCTGACATAAAGTTCTACCTTGATCAGATAAGACAAAGACAAGGTGTAAATATGCCTCCGGTTGCTGATGGTTTAACACAAGATGAAATGCGTGACGTAATCAGGCACGAAAGAATGGTCGAGCTGGCATTTGAGGGTCATCGTGTTTGGGATTTGCGCAGATGGATGACGGCAACATCAGCACTTAATGCACCCCTTAAGGGAACTCAAATTACAAAGTCGGAATCAGGAGATTTTACCTACTCAGTTATAACTGTAGAAAACAGGGTATTCGAACCTAAAATGTACTTCTACCCTATTTCTCGTCAAGAATTATTAAAAATGCCTAACTGGTCACAAAACCCATTGTGGTAG
- a CDS encoding DUF1735 domain-containing protein → MKKNINNKIKLLAFILGILVIATSCEYQEITDADYPNQLLYMPTAVHGIYTIDKLPENPEYVPTPGYATRFVVDEANGKFIVPLGVYRSGYERKADINVDLTVQNDTVNNLIQEAVISTSTIILPSDKYTIPSSVVVEDGSELAKFNLEIDLNYLLSIPDEVVAIAIHISSSDAEVNEDYQTTVVVIHTEILNL, encoded by the coding sequence ATGAAAAAGAATATAAATAATAAAATTAAGCTACTGGCATTCATTTTGGGAATATTGGTAATTGCTACATCCTGCGAATACCAGGAAATAACCGATGCTGACTATCCGAATCAATTGCTATATATGCCAACCGCAGTGCATGGTATTTATACTATCGACAAACTTCCGGAAAATCCCGAATACGTTCCAACACCGGGATACGCAACCCGTTTTGTTGTTGATGAAGCAAATGGAAAATTTATCGTTCCTCTTGGAGTCTATCGTTCAGGATACGAAAGGAAAGCCGACATTAATGTTGATCTTACCGTTCAGAACGATACAGTTAATAACCTAATTCAAGAAGCTGTTATTTCAACTTCCACAATAATTTTACCTTCGGATAAATACACAATTCCATCGTCGGTAGTTGTTGAAGACGGAAGTGAATTAGCAAAATTCAATCTGGAAATTGATTTAAATTACCTATTAAGTATTCCTGATGAGGTAGTTGCCATAGCAATACACATTTCCAGTTCTGATGCTGAAGTGAACGAAGATTATCAAACAACAGTAGTTGTCATACACACTGAAATACTGAATCTTTAG
- a CDS encoding RagB/SusD family nutrient uptake outer membrane protein — protein MKNKIRIIIIFLLTLTVFVSCENVMGDFLDKAPGVDVTEDTIFSSKAQVETFVATMYRTGLHTIFAREETSLTGSQYAMTSIACDETESSQGWTTQQGWNTGDITADNIQSREDFRWPLRFKGLRYANIMLQRIDEVESLDQIYKQEIKGEALFLRALNHFEMFKRYGGAPIIDKKFELTDDFFVERSSVKDLVDFIVADCDAAIAALPNTRSSDQRGRITKGAALMLKSKTLLYAASPLFNTATPYLSMEDASHNDLICYGNYDQNRWQKAADAAKAVIDWAPNGGIHLVTDQGVDENYRYVYEKNDNPEIILENKNIGARDMWTFPWGSILPIGMGSGWHIGYSMTANFLYKYEKQDGTPMEWSDTGGNNLKQKYEEIDHRFAQTVGIPGSYFNKDFPVITNYAGGQMNKQNKGGHIILKFVPRTMTFSSWNQMPNDILFRLAEAYLNYAEALNEVQGPTTQAYEAINIIRTRSGQPDLPAGLTQEEFRERVHNERAIELFAEEHRFFDIRRWMIAEEDGVMQGDFYGFKIFQDPAAPDFRYEVYKIETRTFKRRMYLHPYLRSEVLKGYLVQNPGY, from the coding sequence ATGAAAAATAAGATACGAATCATTATAATTTTCCTGTTGACACTGACTGTTTTTGTTTCATGCGAAAACGTGATGGGTGATTTTCTTGACAAAGCACCCGGTGTTGACGTCACAGAAGATACCATTTTTTCATCTAAAGCTCAGGTTGAAACGTTTGTAGCTACGATGTATCGCACAGGTTTACACACCATTTTCGCCCGAGAAGAAACGTCCCTCACTGGAAGCCAATACGCGATGACATCCATTGCTTGTGATGAGACTGAATCATCACAGGGATGGACCACCCAGCAAGGATGGAATACCGGAGATATCACAGCTGATAACATCCAATCCCGTGAAGACTTCAGATGGCCCCTACGTTTTAAAGGACTTCGATATGCAAACATCATGCTTCAACGGATTGATGAAGTTGAAAGTCTGGATCAGATCTACAAACAAGAAATAAAAGGTGAAGCCCTGTTCTTAAGAGCATTGAACCACTTTGAAATGTTCAAACGATATGGTGGTGCTCCTATTATTGACAAAAAATTTGAATTGACAGATGATTTCTTTGTTGAAAGAAGTTCGGTTAAGGATTTAGTCGATTTTATTGTTGCCGATTGTGACGCAGCTATTGCGGCTCTTCCGAATACTCGTAGTTCTGATCAAAGAGGGCGTATCACTAAAGGTGCTGCATTAATGTTAAAATCAAAAACCTTGTTGTACGCAGCCAGTCCGCTGTTTAACACTGCTACTCCATACCTTAGCATGGAAGATGCTTCACACAACGATTTAATTTGCTACGGGAACTATGATCAGAACAGATGGCAAAAAGCTGCTGATGCAGCAAAAGCTGTTATTGACTGGGCTCCGAATGGTGGGATTCACTTAGTTACCGATCAGGGGGTTGATGAAAACTACCGATACGTTTACGAAAAAAATGACAATCCCGAAATTATCTTGGAAAATAAAAATATTGGAGCAAGAGATATGTGGACCTTTCCATGGGGAAGTATCCTCCCAATCGGGATGGGTTCGGGATGGCACATTGGCTATTCCATGACCGCTAACTTTTTGTATAAATATGAAAAGCAAGATGGAACACCGATGGAATGGTCGGATACTGGAGGAAACAACCTGAAACAAAAATATGAGGAAATTGATCACCGGTTTGCACAGACTGTTGGTATTCCAGGATCTTACTTCAATAAAGATTTCCCCGTCATCACAAATTATGCTGGTGGCCAAATGAATAAGCAAAATAAAGGTGGGCATATCATTTTAAAGTTTGTCCCCCGAACAATGACTTTTTCATCTTGGAATCAAATGCCAAATGATATTCTATTCAGATTGGCTGAGGCATACCTGAACTACGCTGAAGCTTTAAATGAAGTGCAAGGGCCAACTACACAAGCCTATGAAGCTATAAATATCATCCGAACACGCTCAGGACAGCCTGATCTTCCTGCCGGATTAACACAGGAAGAGTTTAGGGAACGCGTTCATAATGAAAGAGCAATTGAGTTGTTTGCCGAAGAACATCGATTCTTTGATATTAGAAGGTGGATGATCGCTGAAGAAGACGGTGTCATGCAAGGAGATTTCTATGGATTCAAAATTTTCCAGGATCCTGCAGCTCCGGACTTCAGGTACGAAGTTTATAAAATTGAGACCAGAACATTTAAAAGAAGAATGTACCTACATCCATATCTTCGTTCTGAAGTACTTAAGGGATACCTCGTACAAAACCCTGGGTACTAA
- a CDS encoding TonB-dependent receptor has product MKKCEIEDSSGKRRLRRVLLTMKLLTILFLAGNVAVSASVYSQATKIDLQLQNSTIGSILKSIESSSDFIFVYDTELVNTKIEKSISLKGANIKTVLDELFGETNVAYMVDDRQVFLYKKDDIKQLDQLKSGTKVAMQKEKELSGIVTDEDGLPLPGVTVVAKGTKRGVVTSIDGKFKLSVPEEVTTLVLSFVGMKTQDVAIGSKSSFNIILEEETVGVDEVVVVGYGVQKKETVTGAIVSIDDKQLVQSPQANISNSLVGRLSGVIAVQRSGQPGEDQTTIRIRGIGTFTGSADPLVLVDGIETDNYNSIDPNEIENISILKDASATAVYGVRGANGVMIITTKRGTEGKTEVSYSLQHATQRFTDFRNTMNAADFANGMNIAAQYDSYITGGYEPIFTDEDIAHFKAHDDPIFHPDVDWFPYMFDKSSGQTQHNLNINGGTEKVKYFVSLGYFDQDGLINHTDLVEDYDATIVFKRYNIRTNFDFEITKRFSANLNLSSTIENRSGTSSKVNEIFEAVWATNPVDQPLITDGKFIELDNKVSLGVSPFQKMFLSGTGYIKDYRNYLNSSLRFNYDLDFVTKGLTSHATISYNNYNKQHIFYRKDLVRYRPVRLEDESIVLIPKTYEAPFGFQETFGKNRKVYFEAGIDYARAFKEHDVNALLLYNQSKRYDPDFLYLVPNGYQGIVGRTTYGYKDKYLAEVNIGYNGTENFAPGKRFGFFPAYSLGWVASEESFFPENKVLTYLKIRGSYGVVGNDKLGSIRISKGGKRFLYMPAAYGYSSNIFQFGEYGSNQQAYEGAIEGALGNENLTWERAKKMNIGADFAFANDKLRGTFDLFKEKRDNILATRNVIPVVVAAQLPAYNLGKMKNSGFEAELSYNDRVGKLDYWLKANYTYAHNVVEYQDEITRPFTYQNRTNQRYGQMFGLKADGFFNTWEEVNDANRPIYEYQNNKIQPGDVKYVDINGDGKINNDDIIPLGYPDFPEVVFGFSLGGNFKGFDFSVLFQGATHVSLAYPSNYWMPFKQGRNAPDYMVESWSQERYDQGLKISFPHFNTGNTTSASNGQRSTLNIEDASYVRLKNAEIGYTIQKKILQKIKIKQVRLYVNGNNLLTWDKLLPGADPESTKSFEAEGYPVTRTINFGFNVKF; this is encoded by the coding sequence ATGAAAAAATGTGAAATTGAAGACTCCTCTGGAAAAAGGAGGCTAAGAAGAGTTTTACTAACCATGAAACTACTAACTATCCTGTTTTTAGCAGGAAATGTGGCTGTTTCAGCCAGTGTTTATTCTCAAGCGACTAAAATTGACCTTCAGCTCCAAAACTCAACGATCGGGAGTATTTTGAAGTCAATTGAAAGTAGCAGCGATTTTATTTTTGTTTACGACACGGAGTTGGTCAACACCAAAATCGAAAAAAGCATCTCACTGAAAGGTGCGAACATCAAAACGGTACTTGATGAACTTTTTGGTGAAACAAACGTGGCTTACATGGTGGATGACCGACAGGTTTTCCTTTATAAAAAGGATGACATCAAACAACTTGACCAGTTAAAGTCAGGAACAAAAGTCGCTATGCAAAAAGAAAAAGAACTTAGCGGTATTGTTACAGATGAAGATGGGCTTCCATTGCCAGGAGTCACAGTTGTAGCCAAAGGAACGAAAAGAGGGGTCGTAACTAGTATTGATGGAAAATTCAAGCTCTCGGTACCCGAAGAAGTAACTACACTGGTACTTTCATTCGTTGGAATGAAAACCCAGGATGTTGCAATTGGATCAAAATCGAGCTTCAACATTATACTCGAAGAGGAAACCGTTGGGGTAGATGAAGTTGTTGTCGTTGGTTACGGTGTTCAAAAGAAAGAAACCGTAACCGGTGCAATTGTTTCAATTGATGACAAACAATTGGTTCAGTCACCTCAGGCAAACATCAGCAACTCTCTAGTGGGGCGATTATCCGGAGTGATTGCAGTACAGCGAAGTGGTCAGCCCGGCGAAGACCAAACGACAATCCGGATTCGAGGTATCGGAACTTTCACCGGTTCGGCAGATCCATTGGTTCTGGTTGATGGTATTGAAACAGATAATTACAACAGCATTGATCCTAATGAAATCGAGAATATCTCTATATTAAAGGATGCATCGGCTACTGCAGTGTATGGAGTGCGGGGAGCAAACGGTGTAATGATTATCACTACAAAAAGGGGAACTGAAGGTAAAACGGAAGTTAGTTATTCGTTGCAACACGCTACTCAACGCTTTACCGATTTTAGAAATACAATGAATGCCGCTGATTTTGCCAATGGCATGAATATCGCTGCCCAATACGACAGCTACATTACCGGTGGTTATGAACCAATTTTCACAGATGAAGACATCGCTCACTTCAAAGCACATGATGATCCTATTTTTCATCCAGACGTAGACTGGTTTCCTTACATGTTTGATAAAAGCTCTGGCCAAACACAGCACAATTTAAATATCAATGGTGGTACAGAAAAAGTTAAATACTTTGTTTCGCTGGGTTATTTTGATCAGGACGGCTTGATCAATCATACCGATCTGGTTGAAGACTATGATGCAACAATCGTATTTAAACGATATAATATCCGTACAAACTTCGATTTTGAAATTACAAAACGATTTTCAGCAAATCTAAACCTCTCTTCAACTATCGAAAACAGATCTGGTACTTCTTCAAAAGTTAATGAAATATTTGAAGCTGTTTGGGCAACTAACCCAGTTGACCAGCCTCTGATAACTGATGGAAAGTTTATTGAACTTGACAACAAAGTTTCATTAGGAGTTAGTCCTTTTCAAAAGATGTTTTTGTCAGGAACCGGATATATCAAGGATTACAGGAATTACCTTAACAGTTCGCTCCGATTCAATTATGACCTCGATTTCGTAACAAAAGGGTTGACTTCGCACGCAACTATTTCATACAATAATTACAACAAACAACATATCTTTTACCGCAAGGATCTTGTACGGTACAGACCAGTCCGTTTGGAAGACGAATCGATTGTTCTGATTCCAAAAACTTACGAAGCACCCTTTGGTTTCCAGGAAACTTTTGGTAAAAACAGGAAGGTTTATTTTGAAGCAGGAATAGACTATGCAAGAGCGTTTAAAGAACATGATGTTAATGCCCTATTGCTATATAACCAAAGTAAACGCTATGACCCCGACTTCCTTTACCTTGTTCCAAATGGCTATCAGGGAATAGTAGGAAGGACAACTTATGGTTACAAAGACAAATACCTGGCCGAAGTTAATATTGGCTACAATGGTACTGAAAATTTTGCTCCGGGAAAACGTTTTGGATTCTTTCCGGCATATTCTCTTGGATGGGTAGCATCTGAAGAATCATTCTTCCCAGAAAACAAAGTTTTAACATATTTAAAGATAAGAGGATCGTACGGTGTTGTTGGTAACGACAAGCTTGGAAGCATTCGAATTTCTAAGGGCGGAAAACGATTCCTATATATGCCGGCAGCATACGGTTATTCAAGCAATATATTTCAATTTGGTGAATATGGTTCAAACCAACAAGCCTATGAAGGAGCGATAGAAGGTGCACTTGGTAACGAAAACCTAACATGGGAACGTGCTAAGAAAATGAATATCGGAGCTGACTTCGCTTTTGCAAATGACAAACTGAGAGGGACATTTGACCTATTCAAAGAAAAGCGTGATAATATTCTTGCTACAAGAAATGTGATTCCAGTAGTTGTTGCAGCTCAGCTGCCTGCTTATAACCTTGGTAAAATGAAAAACAGCGGTTTTGAAGCTGAGCTTTCATACAACGATAGAGTTGGAAAACTGGACTACTGGCTAAAAGCAAATTACACTTATGCGCATAACGTAGTTGAATATCAGGACGAAATTACCAGACCTTTCACCTATCAAAACAGAACAAATCAAAGGTATGGGCAAATGTTTGGACTAAAAGCAGATGGATTTTTTAATACATGGGAGGAAGTCAATGATGCCAACCGCCCAATATATGAATACCAAAATAACAAAATTCAACCCGGGGATGTTAAATACGTGGATATCAATGGAGATGGTAAAATTAACAATGATGATATTATTCCTCTCGGTTATCCAGATTTCCCGGAAGTCGTTTTCGGATTCTCTCTGGGAGGTAACTTTAAAGGATTTGATTTCTCAGTTCTTTTCCAAGGAGCTACTCATGTTTCATTAGCCTACCCTTCAAACTACTGGATGCCGTTTAAGCAAGGCCGAAATGCCCCAGACTATATGGTGGAAAGCTGGAGTCAGGAACGATATGATCAAGGACTAAAAATCAGTTTCCCTCACTTTAATACCGGAAATACCACCAGTGCTTCCAATGGACAGCGTTCTACTCTAAATATCGAGGATGCAAGCTATGTTCGCTTGAAAAATGCAGAGATTGGATACACAATTCAAAAAAAGATCTTGCAGAAAATAAAGATCAAACAAGTGCGACTTTATGTCAACGGTAACAATCTGCTTACCTGGGATAAATTACTACCAGGAGCAGATCCGGAATCGACGAAATCATTTGAAGCTGAGGGGTATCCGGTTACCAGAACGATAAACTTTGGGTTCAACGTTAAATTCTAA